Part of the Ignatzschineria larvae DSM 13226 genome, ACATTATGATGGAAGGTCCACTCGGTGGGGCAGCTTATAATAATGAATTTGGTCGCCCAGCGCTTTTGGGCTACTTTCGAACTTATGAAGAATCGGTCAATAGTTATAATGGCGAAGAGGTTCGTGGTTACCATAAACCGATTATGTTAGCTGGTGGTCTTGGGAATATTCGGGCAGAGCATGTGCAAAAAGGCGAGATTCCTGTGGGGGCAAAATTAATCGTCCTTGGTGGGCCTTCGATGAATATCGGACTCGGTGGAGGGGCCGCTTCCTCGATGGCATCGGGTGAATCAGATGCCGATCTGGATTTTGCTTCGGTACAGCGTGATAATCCTGAAATGGAGCGACGTTGCCAAGAGGTGATCGATCGTTGTTGGCAGTTAGGGGATGAGAATCCTATTCTCTTTATTCACGATGTTGGTGCCGGTGGTTTGTCAAATGCAATGCCGGAGCTAGTGAGTGATGGGGGGCGTGGTGGTCGATTTGAGCTTCGTGATATTCCTAGTGATGAACCCGGAATGACACCGCTTGAAATTTGGTGTAATGAATCACAAGAGCGCTATGTATTAGCCGTTGCGCCAGAAGATTTGGCGCAATTTGATGCGATCTGTCAACGGGAGCGGGCGCCTTATGCTGTTATTGGTGAAGCGACAGAAGCGCATGAATTAGTATTAAATGATCAATATTTTGAGAATCAACCTATTGATATGCCTCTTGATATCCTGTTGGGTAAAACGCCGAAGATGACACGAGATGTGACTTCTCGTCAGTCGTTAGGTGAAACGCTTAATTTGCAGGATATTTCGTTGTCGGAAGCCGTTGAACGAGTATTGCACTTGCCGGCGGTTGCAGAAAAAACCTTCTTAATTACAATTGGCGATCGTTCTGTGACCGGAATGGTGGCGCGAGATCAGATGGTAGGGCCTTGGCAGGTGCCTGTGGCTGATTGTGCTGTTACCACTGCAAGCCTTGATAGTTATCATGGTGAAGCGATGTCGATGGGTGAACGAACGCCTGTTGCGTTGTTAGATCATGCAGCCTCTGCGCGTATGGCAGTAGGGGAAGCATTGCTGAATATTGCTGGAACCGATATTGGTGATTTGAAGCGGATTAAGTTATCGGCAAACTGGATGGCCGCTGCTGGTCATCCTGGTGAAGATGCAGGTCTCTATGCCGCTGTTAAAGCAGTTGGTGAAGAGCTTTGCCCAGCATTAGGATTAACTATTCCTGTCGGTAAGGATTCGATGTCGATGAAAACCGCTTGGAGCGAAGGCGGATCTGAGCGTTCAGTAACGTCCCCGTTATCATTAGTGATTACAGCATTTGCACGAGTAGAAGATGTTCGCCGGACGGTTACGCCGCAATTACAGCCTGCTATTGAGAATAAGCTATTGCTCATTGATCTAGGGGAAGGGCGTAATACGTTGGGGGCAACCGCTTTAGCACAAGTCTATCGCCAATTAGGTCAATCAGCCGCAGATGTGCGAGATATTGATAAGCTTCGGGCATTTTTTGAGGTGATGCAAGAGTTAGTGCGGGATCAGAAGCTATTGGCTTATCACGACCGCTCTGATGGGGGCTTGTTCGTAACATTAGCGGAAATGGCATTTGCCGGTCATTGTGGAGTGGAAGTGGATATTGCAGATTTAGGTGATAATCCATTAGAAGTGCTCTTTACTGAAGAGTTAGGGGCGGTGATTCAAGTACGCACTGAAGATCTAGATGCTGTGATGGCACGTTTTGCGAAAGCGGGGTTAGATTCAGTCATGTATTTATTAGGAGAAGCAAAAACAGGCAATGATTTTGTGATGATGCAAAATGGCACGGTGCTTTATCACAATAGTACAGCGCAGCTTCGTCTCTGGTGGGCAGAAACCACTTGGCAGATGCAAAGAGAGCGGGATAATCCTCTCTGTGCTGATGAGGAGCATGAGGCTAAGGCTGATTGGGATAATCCTGGTATTCATCCTTATCTCACTTTTGATCAGAATGAAGATATTGCTTCTCCTTATATTATAGGTAAAGCCAAACCTCGCATTGCTGTACTTCGGGAGCAAGGTGTCAACTCACATGTAGAGATGGCGGCAGCCTTTGATCGTGCTGGATTTGAAGCGATTGATGTACATATGAGTGATCTATTGAGTGGCGCTCGAACTTTAGAGGAGTTCCAAGCGTTAGTGGCTTGTGGTGGGTTCTCTTACGGTGATGTATTGGGTGCTGGGGAAGGTTGGGCTAAATCAATCCTCTTTAATGACCGTGTTCGTACCGAATTTGCAACATTCTTCGAGCGGGAAGATACATTATCACTCGGCGTGTGTAATGGCTGTCAGATGATGTCAAATCTCAGAGATCTCATACCAGGTGCGGAACTCTGGCCCCGCTTTACGCGTAACCGTTCAGAGCGTTTTGAAGCCCGTTTTAGTATGGTGGAAGTATTAGAGAGTCCTTCCCTATTCTTAAAAGGCATGGAAGGCTCTCGTTTAGCCATTGCAGTTTCTCATGGTGAAGGGTTTGCAGAGTTTAGAGAGCAAGCGCATCAAGAGGCATTGATCACTCAAGGTTTGGTCGGATTACGTTATGTGGATGCTTATGGCGCAGCAACAGAGCAATATCCTGCTAATCCTAATGGCTCGCCTGCCGGTATTACTGCCGTGTCATCTCAAGATGGTCGCGCAACCATTATGATGCCGCATCCTGAACGTGTTTTTAGAACAGTGAGTAACTCTTGGCATCCGGCTGAATGGCAAGAAGATGGCCCTTGGATGCGTCTCTTCCGTAATGCCCGAAAAGCCTTAGGTTAATGCGGTGTGAATGAATGGACTGAGGATCTAATAGATTAGGGATTGAATGGATCTAAGAGGTCTGATAATAAGTCGTAACTATTTTTCGATAGTTACGCACTATCAGAGAAGCGGGCATCAGCTCGCTTTTTTATTTATCACTTTTTATTTCTTGTTTTTTATTTGTCCGTAATTAATGGCTGTTAGAAGAGAGAGCTTGAAAAGTGTTATAAAGATTGTTCAATTGTCACTTAACTTGCGTTACGATAAGAAATTATGGTACACCGAATAGAGAATAGTCTATAATAGACTGTTTATAGACATTTACATTGTTTTAATTAGAGTGAGGAAATCAATGCCCGTTATTACTTTGCCTGATGGTAGTAAAAGAGAGTACCAAGGCGCCGTTACAGGATTTGATATTGTCAATGATATTGGACCCGGTCTTGCAAAGGCTGCTGTAGGAATTGTTGTCGATGGAGAAGATAAGGATCTTAGCTATACGATTACAGAAGATGTAGACTTTAAAGTATTAACGGTAAAGGATACGGCAGGATTAGATATCGCAAGACATACGCTTGCAGCCCAAGTTCTAGCGCGTGCAGTGAAAGAGCTCTATCCTGATGCGAAATTGGCCATAGGTCCGACCATCGAAAATGGATTTTACTATGATGTGGATTTTGTAGAACCGATTACGCCAGAAGCATTACCGGCGATTGATGCCAAAATGCGGGAAATCCTCAAAGAGAATTTAGAGGTTACTCGTGAGATGTGGCCTCGGGCGAAAGCGATCGAGTATTTCCTCAATAAAGGGGAAGTTTATAAAGCGGATATTATCGAACGAGCACCGGAAGAGCAGACAGAGATCTCTCTCTATCGTCAAGGGAATAATGGGGAAGATGTCTTTATGGATCTTTGCCGTGGACCGCATCTTCCAACCACCAATAAAGCCAAACTAGCCTTTGCGCTAACGAATGTTGCGGGTGCTTATTGGCGCGGTGATTCCAATAATAAGATGTTAACCCGTATTTATGCAGTGGCTTTTGCAACAGAAAAAGAGCTTAAAGAACATCTTGAACGTGTTAAAGAGGCGGAAAAACGGGATCATCGTCGTATTGGCCGTGCGCAAAATCTATTCCATCTACAAGAAGAGGCGCCAGGCATGGTGTTTTGGCATCCTAAAGGTTGGGCGATTTGGCAAGCGGTAGAGCAATATATGCGTCGCCGGCAGAAAGAGGAAGGTTACCAAGAGATTCGCACGCCGCTTGTCATGGATCGTACGCTTTGGGAGCGTTCAGGGCACTGGGAAAACTATAAAGAGAATATGTTTACCACCTCATCGGAGAATCGGGATTATGCGATTAAACCGATGAACTGCCCATGTCATATTGAAGTATTTAATAACGGACTTCACTCTTACCGTGATCTTCCAATGCGTTTGGCAGAGTTTGGTTCATGTCATCGTAACGAGCCATCAGGAGCGCTTCATGGTTTAATGCGCGTTCGAGGCTTTGTGCAAGATGATGCACACATCTTTTGTCGCGAAGATCAAGTGGTTTCTGAGGTAGAGCGTTTTCATCGTTTTGCAATGAGTGTGTATGATCACTTTGGTTTTAATAATGTCAGTGTTAAATTATCACTTCGCCCTGACCAGAGAGCGGGAGATGACCTTATTTGGGATCAGGCGGAATCAGGACTTCGTTCGGCATTAAGTAGTGCCGGCATTGAGTGGGAAGAGTTACCTGGTGAGGGTGCTTTTTATGGCCCTAAAGTGGAATATCACATCAAAGATGCAATCGGTCGTTCTTGGCAGGTGGGTACTATTCAGCTTGATTTCGTATTGCCTGAACGTTTGGATGCTGAGTTTGTGGATGAAGATAATACGCGTAAACGTCCTGTAATGTTACATCGTGCTATTTTAGGTTCATTTGAACGTTTCATCGGAATCTTAATTGAGCATCATGCAGGATCAATGCCGTTATGGCTAGCACCAGAACAAGTCACAATTTTAACGATTACGAGTCAGCAAATTGAGTATGCTGAACAACTTGAAAAAAGTTTGAAAGCCCTTAATATAAGAACAAAGCTTGATATTCGTAATGAGAAGATCGGTTATAAGATTCGTGAGGCAACGATTGCACGGATTCCGTATATTTTAGTGCTTGGAAATCGCGAGATGGGAGAGGGTAAAGTTGCGGTAAGAACTCGCGAAGGGGAAGACCTTGGTGCAATGACGCTTGAGGAATTTCTCGAACTTCTGCAAAAATCATTGTAGAATATTGGACATATAAAACATTAAACGGGGATTATTCTTAGGAAAATGCCCGTAATTAATCACTTAAATAGTAGGTAACTGATATAATTTATGGGATATTTATAGATTTTTTATAAAAACATTTCTATCGAATTTTATTCAGAAATGACTATTTAACCTATATTCAAAAGATATTTTAAAGATTCATTAGCATAGGAGATAGTATTATTAGCAATCAATATGAACATCGAATTAACGATAAAATTTCGGTGAAAGAAGTACGCTTGATTACAGCTGATGGGGAACAAAAAGGAATTGTTCCACTTGATGAAGCGTTAGATTTAGCATACAATGATGGGCTTGATTTAGTGGAAATTTCTCCGACTGCCCGTCCGCCTGTATGTCGCATCATGAATTACGGTAAATTCCGTTATGAGCAACAGAAAAAGGCAGATGAAGCGAAGAAGAAACAGAAGCAGATTCAAGTAAAAGAGATCAAGTTCCGTCCTTCGACGGATCAGGGTGATTATCAGGTAAAACTACGCAACCTGATACGTTTCCTTACAGATGGTGATAAAGCCAAAGTGACGCTCAGATTTAGAGGGCGTGAAATGGCGCACCAAGATCTAGGTATGGATCTATTACTTCGGGTTGAGCAAGATTTGAAAGAGTACGGTACTGTTGAACAACGTCCAAAAATGGAAGGACGACAAATGGTCATGGTACTAGCACCGATCAAAACTGCGCCGAAAGAGTAGTCCGATTTATTAAAATGATAGAAATGCGAGTGGATTAAAATGCCAAAATTAAAAACACATAGCGGCGCAAAAAAGCGTTTCCGCAAATCAGCAAGTGGTAGTTTCAAACGCCAATGTGCGTTCCGTAGCCATATCCTGACTAAAAAATCAACTAAGCGTAAAAGACATCTTCGTGGGGAGGCTGTGATCTCGAAAGCAGATCATAAGCAAATCGCACAATTGTTACCACACGCATAAGTTATTAATTAGGAGAATTACAAAATGGCAAGAGTTAAACGCGGGACGACGACTAAAGCGCGTCACAAAAAAATCTTAAAAAAAGCAAAAGGTTATTACGGTGCACGTTCACGTTCAATCCGTACAGCAACCCAAGCGGTTTATAAAGCGGGTCAATACGCTTATCGTGACCGTCGTCAACGCAAAAGAGATTTCCGTTCACTATGGATCGTTCGTATCAATGCTGCAGCGCGTGAGTTTGGTCTTTCATACAGCCGTTTCATCAATGGTCTTAAGAAAGCAGAAATTCAAATTGACCGTAAAGTGCTAGCAGATATGGCTGTTCATGATATTAATGCATTTGGCGCATTAGCAGAACGGGCTAAATCAGCATTAGCATAAATCTCTCTTAGTTAATATAAGAGTTTGAACAAAAAGGAAAAGCAGCACTTTGATTGCTCTTTTCCTTTTTTTATTGTAATTACAGATATGTAGGTAGATGAACTAATGAGTCTAGAGACAATTCTTCAAACTGCTTTAGAAGCCATCGCTAAAGCGGATAATTTGCAAGCTATCGAAGAGGTGCGTGTCACCTATTTTGGTAAAAAAGGGCAGATCAGTGGCCTAATGGCAGAACTTGGGAAATTAGATCCTGAAGCGAGAAAGGCGCGAGGCGCTGAAATTAATGAGGTGCGTAGAGCGGTCACCGAAGCGCTTGAAGCGAAAAAAACAGTGCTTGAAGAAGCAGAATTGTATCGCAAACTCATGACAGAAACTGTCGATGTTACTCAGCCAGGTCGCAATAGTGATATGGGAGCCTTACATCCTATTACTCGTACAATGATGCGTATCCATCAATTCTTTTCATCTGTCGGATTTGATGTGGTGGAAGGACCTGAAATTGAGAGCGATTTCTATAACTTTGAAGCGCTCAATATCCCTGAACATCATCCTGCAAGAGCGATGTTTGATACCTTCTATTTTGATGAACATATGTTGCTTCGGACACATACTTCGAATACTCAGATTCATGTGATGCAAGAAGAGAAACCGCCTATTCAGATGATCGGTTATGGTCGTGTATATCGTAGTGACTCAGATGTGACTCATAGTCCGATGTTCCATCAAGTGGAAGGTTTAGTGGTGAATAAAGAAGTCACTTTTGCGGATCTGAAAGGCATTTTGACAGAGTTTATGCAAAAGTTCTTTGAAAAAGATTTAAAACTTCGTTTTCGCCCATCTTTCTTCCCATTCACAGAACCATCAGCAGAAGTGGATATTGAGTGTGTGATCTGTAATGGCGATGGTTGTCGTGTTTGTAAAAATACAGGCTGGCTTGAAGTGTTAGGGTGCGGCATGGTGCATCCTAATGTTTTAAAAGCGGTCAATATCGATCCTGAGGTTTATCAAGGTTATGCCTTTGGAATGGGCGTTGAGCGCTTAGCGATGCTTCGTTATAGTGTCAATGATCTGCGCCTTTTCTATGAAAATGATATGAACTTCTTAACGCAATTTAGATAATAGGATTGGTACAAAGATATGAAAATTTCAGTTTCTTGGTTAAAAGAGTGGATTCAAGAGATTCCTGCAGATCTTGCTAATCGTTTAACGATGGCGGGATTAGAAGTAGAAGGTGTAGAATTAGCAGCACCGGCATTTAGTGGGGTTGTGATTGGTGAAGTCGTCGCTTTAGAGCAACATCCTGATGCAGATCGCCTTCGGGTGGCACAGGTTAATGTGGGGCAAGATACACCGGTACAGATCGTTTGTGGTGCACCGAACGTTGCTGTAGGTATTAAAGTGCCCACTGCATTAGTGGGGGCTGTTTTGCCGGGTGATTTTAAGATTAAAGATGCTAAATTACGGGGTGTTGCTTCTTCAGGAATGCTCTGTTCAGCAAAAGAGCTGGGATTAAATGAAGATGCTTCAGGGTTAATGATTTTAGATTCATCATTAACTGTAGGTGCTGATTTCCGCGAAGCCTTAAGTTTAGATGATGAGATCGTTGAGATCGATTTAACGCCGAACCGTGGGGATTGTTTAAGTATTTTAGGTGTAGCAAGAGATTTAGCGGCAATGACCGGACAATCTGTTCGCAGCTTTGACGAAGCACCTTTAACGGTAGAGAGCACTTTTAGTAAGCATGTTGTGGTGGATGATCCTGCAGATTGTCCTAAATATTTAGGTTGTGTGATTGAGAATGTCAACCCTAAAGCCCCCTCACCTTTATGGATGCAAGAGCGCTTACGCCGTTGTGGTATCCGTCCTCATGGTATTTTAGTGGATGTCACCAATTATGTACTATTAGAAGTGGGTCAACCGTTACATGCATTTGATATTGCGAAAATTGAAGGAGATCTTCATGTGCGTCGAGCCCGTCAAGGCGAGGCTTTAACACTCATT contains:
- the thrS gene encoding threonine--tRNA ligase, with translation MPVITLPDGSKREYQGAVTGFDIVNDIGPGLAKAAVGIVVDGEDKDLSYTITEDVDFKVLTVKDTAGLDIARHTLAAQVLARAVKELYPDAKLAIGPTIENGFYYDVDFVEPITPEALPAIDAKMREILKENLEVTREMWPRAKAIEYFLNKGEVYKADIIERAPEEQTEISLYRQGNNGEDVFMDLCRGPHLPTTNKAKLAFALTNVAGAYWRGDSNNKMLTRIYAVAFATEKELKEHLERVKEAEKRDHRRIGRAQNLFHLQEEAPGMVFWHPKGWAIWQAVEQYMRRRQKEEGYQEIRTPLVMDRTLWERSGHWENYKENMFTTSSENRDYAIKPMNCPCHIEVFNNGLHSYRDLPMRLAEFGSCHRNEPSGALHGLMRVRGFVQDDAHIFCREDQVVSEVERFHRFAMSVYDHFGFNNVSVKLSLRPDQRAGDDLIWDQAESGLRSALSSAGIEWEELPGEGAFYGPKVEYHIKDAIGRSWQVGTIQLDFVLPERLDAEFVDEDNTRKRPVMLHRAILGSFERFIGILIEHHAGSMPLWLAPEQVTILTITSQQIEYAEQLEKSLKALNIRTKLDIRNEKIGYKIREATIARIPYILVLGNREMGEGKVAVRTREGEDLGAMTLEEFLELLQKSL
- the infC gene encoding translation initiation factor IF-3; its protein translation is MISNQYEHRINDKISVKEVRLITADGEQKGIVPLDEALDLAYNDGLDLVEISPTARPPVCRIMNYGKFRYEQQKKADEAKKKQKQIQVKEIKFRPSTDQGDYQVKLRNLIRFLTDGDKAKVTLRFRGREMAHQDLGMDLLLRVEQDLKEYGTVEQRPKMEGRQMVMVLAPIKTAPKE
- the rplT gene encoding 50S ribosomal protein L20, with product MARVKRGTTTKARHKKILKKAKGYYGARSRSIRTATQAVYKAGQYAYRDRRQRKRDFRSLWIVRINAAAREFGLSYSRFINGLKKAEIQIDRKVLADMAVHDINAFGALAERAKSALA
- the rpmI gene encoding 50S ribosomal protein L35, producing the protein MPKLKTHSGAKKRFRKSASGSFKRQCAFRSHILTKKSTKRKRHLRGEAVISKADHKQIAQLLPHA
- the purL gene encoding phosphoribosylformylglycinamidine synthase — encoded protein: MEILRGSPVLSPFRVTKFINLFTEQNLPITGIYAEYLHFADLSEPLTTDEMTRLTQLLHYGPTLKEHTPQGMLFIVTPRPGTLSPWSSKATDIAHNCGLDKVKRLERGIAYYITIAEGTTLTADQTTVLTALLHDRMMETVFREMAEAKALFTLQTPAPLTRINVLEEGRVALEEANSRLGLALAPDEIDYLLAAFTRLKRNPTDVELYMFAQANSEHCRHKIFNADWIIDGKVEPKSLFKMIKNTFEKTPDYVLSAYKDNAAVMEGSTVGRFFPEKSGHYQYHQEPNHILMKVETHNHPTAISPWPGAATGSGGEIRDEGATGRGAKPKAGLTGFSVSNLRIPGFIQPWEVDFGKPERIVSAYDIMMEGPLGGAAYNNEFGRPALLGYFRTYEESVNSYNGEEVRGYHKPIMLAGGLGNIRAEHVQKGEIPVGAKLIVLGGPSMNIGLGGGAASSMASGESDADLDFASVQRDNPEMERRCQEVIDRCWQLGDENPILFIHDVGAGGLSNAMPELVSDGGRGGRFELRDIPSDEPGMTPLEIWCNESQERYVLAVAPEDLAQFDAICQRERAPYAVIGEATEAHELVLNDQYFENQPIDMPLDILLGKTPKMTRDVTSRQSLGETLNLQDISLSEAVERVLHLPAVAEKTFLITIGDRSVTGMVARDQMVGPWQVPVADCAVTTASLDSYHGEAMSMGERTPVALLDHAASARMAVGEALLNIAGTDIGDLKRIKLSANWMAAAGHPGEDAGLYAAVKAVGEELCPALGLTIPVGKDSMSMKTAWSEGGSERSVTSPLSLVITAFARVEDVRRTVTPQLQPAIENKLLLIDLGEGRNTLGATALAQVYRQLGQSAADVRDIDKLRAFFEVMQELVRDQKLLAYHDRSDGGLFVTLAEMAFAGHCGVEVDIADLGDNPLEVLFTEELGAVIQVRTEDLDAVMARFAKAGLDSVMYLLGEAKTGNDFVMMQNGTVLYHNSTAQLRLWWAETTWQMQRERDNPLCADEEHEAKADWDNPGIHPYLTFDQNEDIASPYIIGKAKPRIAVLREQGVNSHVEMAAAFDRAGFEAIDVHMSDLLSGARTLEEFQALVACGGFSYGDVLGAGEGWAKSILFNDRVRTEFATFFEREDTLSLGVCNGCQMMSNLRDLIPGAELWPRFTRNRSERFEARFSMVEVLESPSLFLKGMEGSRLAIAVSHGEGFAEFREQAHQEALITQGLVGLRYVDAYGAATEQYPANPNGSPAGITAVSSQDGRATIMMPHPERVFRTVSNSWHPAEWQEDGPWMRLFRNARKALG
- the pheS gene encoding phenylalanine--tRNA ligase subunit alpha produces the protein MSLETILQTALEAIAKADNLQAIEEVRVTYFGKKGQISGLMAELGKLDPEARKARGAEINEVRRAVTEALEAKKTVLEEAELYRKLMTETVDVTQPGRNSDMGALHPITRTMMRIHQFFSSVGFDVVEGPEIESDFYNFEALNIPEHHPARAMFDTFYFDEHMLLRTHTSNTQIHVMQEEKPPIQMIGYGRVYRSDSDVTHSPMFHQVEGLVVNKEVTFADLKGILTEFMQKFFEKDLKLRFRPSFFPFTEPSAEVDIECVICNGDGCRVCKNTGWLEVLGCGMVHPNVLKAVNIDPEVYQGYAFGMGVERLAMLRYSVNDLRLFYENDMNFLTQFR